In Thunnus albacares chromosome 10, fThuAlb1.1, whole genome shotgun sequence, a single window of DNA contains:
- the lnx2b gene encoding ligand of Numb protein X 2b — MATTETKIASSSYTAGLSWARVCKECGQQHDGQDSHLYEYQDDVDDELVCHICLQPLLKPMDTPCGHTYCFHCLSNFLKEQDFCPVDRQRLQLHQCRPSSLLVRNLLDKLTVTCPHYADCQQQMQRCELQPHLHNRCPVFRRLREEAEKRKRPSWNELKGRKGDNESSVDAKHSATQPRNPTRDQPEPGLINPAFEESEDDNTPLRSSLVAEANVVELFREEPEQELGLRIVGGKDTPLGNVVIQEIVRDSLAARDGRLAPGDHILEVNDVSLASVPHARAIAVLRQPGPLRLTVMQEKGFKSRDPRSDHHPSSSNTSTAPQPSHSNHGNATSNHNPGTVLQVMLMKSLRTEPLGIKLIRKSDESGVFILDLLAGGLAAKDGKLRNNDKVLAINGHDLRHGTPESAAQIIQASEVRVNFVVMRPADTQEEGGSSREGQHSRAARRAPEPQYFRRRSTYMKDPPGGFSSQEKTVSLKKEPRLSLGITIAGGRDCRSRLPVYITSVQPVGCLHRDGTIKRGDVLLSINGVDLTQLSYNEAVSALKAQTAQPQVVLRVIQTVSEDSEEDPEAANKDEMDPMDDPREDALNWTPLWTRWLGLPSPMHWCRDIVLQKTNNESWGFSIVGGYEESHGQQPFFIKTIVPGTPAHFDGRLKCGDEIVAVNGATTVGMNNSSLIPMLKLQKNKVTLTVVSWPGSLV, encoded by the exons ATGGCTACAACAGAAACCAAGATCGCCAGCAGCAGCTACACCGCAGGCCTTTCATGGGCCAGAGTTTGTAAGGAGTGTGGCCAGCAGCATGACGGCCAGGACAGTCACCTGTACGAGTACCAGGATGATGTGGACGATGAGCTGGTATGCCACATCTGTCTGCAGCCCCTACTCAAGCCTATGGACACCCCTTGTGGCCACACTTACTGCTTTCATTGTCTGAGCAACTTCTTGAAAGAGCAGGACTTCTGCCCTGTGGACCGCCAGCGGCTGCAGTTACATCAGTGCCGTCCATCCAGCCTGCTGGTCAGGAACCTGCTGGACAAGTTGACTGTGACATGCCCTCACTATGCAGACTGCCAGCAGCAGATGCAACGGTGTGAACTACAGCCTCACCTGCACAACAG ATGTCCTGTTTTTAGAAGACTGAGGGAGGaagcagagaagaggaagaggccCTCTTGGAACGAGTTGAAGGGACGAAAGGGTGACAACGAGTCATCTGTTGATGCTAAACATTCAGCAACGCAACCCCGAAATCCCACAAGAGATCAGCCTGAGCCTGGGCTAATTAATCCTGCCTTTGAAGAAAGTGAGGATG ACAACACCCCCCTGCGGTCCAGTCTGGTGGCTGAGGCCAATGTGGTGGAGCTGTTCAGAGAGGAGCCTGAGCAGGAGCTGGGCCTGCGCATCGTGGGGGGGAAAGACACACCGCTGGGGAACGTAGTCATCCAAGAGATTGTCCGCGACTCGCTAGCAGCTCGCGATGGCAGACTGGCCCCAGGGGACCATATCTTAGAG GTGAATGACGTCAGTCTGGCTTCTGTCCCTCACGCTCGGGCCATCGCAGTGCTGAGGCAGCCTGGCCCTCTCAGGCTCACTGTAATGCAGGAGAAAGGTTTCAAATCAAGAGATCCACGCTCTGATCATCACCCTTCCTCGTCCAACACTTCCACTGCCCCCCAGCCTTCCCACAGTAACCATGGCAACGCTACCTCCAATCACAACCCTGGCACAGTCCTGCAGGTGATGCTAATGAAGAGTCTGCGCACCGAACCGCTCGGCATCAAACTCATCCGCAAATCAGATGAGAGTGGGGTTTTCATCCTGGACCTGCTGGCCGGTGGTTTGGCAGCCAAAGATGGAAAACTGAGGAACAATGACAAGGTGTTGGCCATCAACGGACATGACCTGAGACATGGTACACCTGAGAGCGCCGCCCAGATCATACAG GCCAGCGAGGTGCGTGTGAACTTTGTGGTGATGAGGCCTGCAGACACtcaggaggaaggaggaagcagcagagagggacaacacagcagagcagccaGGAGGGCGCCTGAGCCGCAGTACTTTAGACGGCGGTCCACCTACATGAAA GATCCTCCAGGTGGGTTTTCCAGCCAGGAGAAGACCGTGAGCCTGAAGAAGGAGCCTCGGCTTTCCCTGGGCATTACTATTGCTGGGGGGAGAGACTGTCGCAGCCGCCTGCCTGTCTACATTACAAGTGTGCAGCCCGTTGGTTGTCTGCACCGAGATGGCACCATCAAAAGAG GTGACGTTCTGCTGAGTATCAACGGTGTAGACCTGACCCAGCTGTCATACAACGAGGCCGTTTCTGCACTGAAGGCACAGACAGCTCAGCCCCAGGTGGTGCTCCGTGTCATCCAGACCGTCTCCGAGGACTCAGAGGAGGACCCCGAGGCTGCCAACAAGGATGAAATGGACCCCATGGACGACCCACGAGAAGACGCCCTCAACTGGACTCCGCTGTGGACTCGCTGGCTTGGATTACCGAG TCCAATGCACTGGTGCCGGGACATCGTCCTGCAAAAGACCAACAATGAGAGCTGGGGCTTCAGTATCGTCGGAGGCTACGAGGAGAGCCACGGCCAGCAGCCCTTCTTCATCAAAACCATCGTGCCTGGTACACCTGCTCACTTTGACGGACGCCTTAA GTGCGGTGATGAGATAGTGGCGGTCAACGGAGCCACAACAGTGGGAATGAACAACTCGTCTCTCATCCCCATGCTCAAGCTGCAGAAGAATAAAGTCACGCTGACTGTGGTGTCGTGGCCTGGGAGTCTGGTGTAG